In Centroberyx gerrardi isolate f3 chromosome 7, fCenGer3.hap1.cur.20231027, whole genome shotgun sequence, the sequence tatatatatatatatatatatatatatatatccttttgaataatattaaatttgttaaaatggctagcattcccctttaattgtgatactttggtataatcaccataaacaaatgagatcatgtGGAGACAATTCATAGCCTCTGACTcacgccagtggtattgttagtgctctTCTTTCTCACCATTAAGATCACATTTCTCATAAATGccattgcttcctgtcacaaagatgATGTTGCTAACATAAGGGCTTTACCTCTGTTGATGCTGGCAGAACAGTGCCCTCTTctatttacaatttacaattcaggcatttagcagacactcttatccagaaaaACATGAGATGAGGGTTATTACCTTTGAACATACACAAGCTGTACACTCATGGCAGCACAATACTCAACAGATCAGTTCTGTGTCCTGTTCAAATGGGTCGCTtcctcaaatattttttagccATGATTCACAAGATATACCATCTGTTTTTTCCAGGAAATAGAaattattcttttctttttctttttgcacacatacaggcaaatgaaatcaactttttttttttttttttttttttttttttacaattatcCCATGGAAACCAAAGATGATCCAAGTAGTTAAAAATACAGATTTTAGGGTCCAAGGGAATTGATATTCCTGTAATGGTTGAGACAGTGTTAAGAATTGTGGACCAAAACCAAGTCTGGGACAATTCCATGTCATGTGGATAAACTGTCCACACTCTTATTTACATTGCCAACATATATCTGTGTTGGAGGAATGCATTagtttcattagtttttataaatgtaaaatgtataagCTTGTTTTTACGAACAGAATTTGAAACTTTGTGCGAAGTCTTCCAAATTTTCTGCCAAGCTTCATGGCTTAAAGTATCTCCAGTGTCTTTCTCCCAACTAATTTCTAAGGCATGGTGACTTGATGGTTCTATATTAATAAGTATTTCATATATTTGGCTTGCAATATGTTGGTTAgattttgtgattttattgCCTTTTGATTCTATTTCTGTTATAGCTTCAAGTTGTTTTCCACCCAATTGTTTGAGATCTTAGCTgtcgtttttgtttttatgacaTAAATATTATGTCTTCAAAGGTTGCCATGTCAGATATCTGGGACACCTTTTGATTCCCATTCCTGGTTTATAAATGGTCTCTCGAATCCCTCCATTTGGCAATATTGGCAATATTGTTGGGAGATTGTGTCCCATCAAATTTCAGATACTTGACTGCATGTTATGTCACAGGAATGCTGAATAATAGGGTTATTGATGGTTGTCTGATATCTCAGATAGTACCATAGACCATTCAGGGTTAGAGTACAGTCTTGTACAATGTCGTTCCCCATTGTTTCCCAAGATGCTGGAAATTACTCCATGTTGTAAGCCCATTTTAGTAAATACCCAGCTCGATAATATTTCTGTAAACTAGGTTGTCCAAGACTGCCTTTATCTCTGTCAGCTTGTGGTGGTCTATCCATAGTGGTTTATTGTCCCATAAGAATTTGTTGAAGAGGCTTTTCAAAGGGAAGGGGAAtagcatttaaaaatgtatgtaattcTAGgtcttttctttaaaaaatctcaatcttcaaagaaaagtaaaataaaacatttctccTATCAGCAATTGTGTTGAGTTAGTAAGCAAGTGTAAGTATAATAATCCAAGAACAGGATTGGGGGGAGGGCTGAGCCCTGGTTCAGGTAAGCAGTCctgttttgtctctttgtgctgtaaagcgaTCAAGCAGATTTTCTACCAAATCTGCCCCGTGGCACACTatataaaatgcagtgtggaggctggtagaggctgccaatcgtctcagcaatggtcttgtttttttttacagtgtatacTAATGTCCCAGAAtgaatgctacacatagcaccttttgTAACAGTGATGATATCAATAACCCCCACCCACTCTGATTGCAGGTTGGCAGCTCATATGAGGAACACAAGGTGGGCTCTCCAGACTGTTTTGACATCCTGGTACCTCTGAGGCTTCCCAGGGGGCTGAGAGTGGATCCCAGGTTCATCTGGGGGCAGGAGGTGGCAGAGGGGGAGCAGAAAGACACCAGACAAACAGAGGAGGTGAAACAGACATTTTGCAAAGTCAGGAGGACGCAAAGTAAGAGGCACAAGAATAGGCAAggcaaagaggagaagaaggaggacaaCAGGGCGAAGGAGAAGGATGTGGCCAAAAAGGAAGGAGTAACATCGAGGAAGGAGGAAGGTGGAAAGAAGCAGGAACCAGAATGGGGGCCAGTTCCTCGGTGCAGCCTGGAGGTTCCCCCTCATGAGGAGTGGCTCCGCAAACACCGGGCCTTCACTGACACCTTCCTCCGGCttcaccctccaccctccctggGGAGGTCATTGCTGGggtcagtgggtggagccaaagccTACAGGCTGAGCCCACAATCTGTCCTACGCTGGTTTTACCCGGCAGTCCAGCGCTGCTTAGCAACGGTGCGCTATCCATACGAACAGCGCTGTACACTGAGCTTGACGTTGTCCAATCAACGGCTGCAGCTCCGCCTTACCCCACGCTCCGACTACATCTGCTGCCACATCTCCATGGTGATTCGCCTGCTGCCAGCCCTGCCACTTGGCGATGGACTCTACCTTGTTCCCATGGACACCATCGCCGTCTCGGATATCTCCACCAAGATGAAGGTTCTTGAAGACAAAGACCTGTGGAGGCTCCACTTCCCTCGCCACGAGCAGAGACTCCTTGGTTGGCTGAGAGCGCGAGTCCCTCAGGGCTCGTGCCACCTTAAGGTCCTCCAGCTTGTCAAGGCCATTCGTGACCTTGGAGCCCAGGCTCTGGACAGCCAGGGGACAATGCTATGGAGATCTGTGCTCTCCTCCTATGTCTTGAAGACCGCCTGGCTGCAGTTGCTCCTCAGCACACCCCCAGAGGTCTGGAAGGAGAGCCATCTAGTGGCACGAGTGGAGGACCTCATAAGAAACCTCAGGGACCTCCTCCAGAAACGAGCTGTGGCTCACCTCTTCTTCGGAGGGGAAACTTCTACCAGATTACTGCCTGACTCTGTGGTTCTCCCTAAACTGGTGAAGGAGGCTACAGCAGGGGATCATGGGGGTTTAGGTGGCAACCTTTGGGCAGGGATCCCTCCAGCGTCTTTGGACCTGGTGTCAGGTCGGCTTGCCTACGCCTGGACCCACCTTCACAGGCTGATCAGGCTGAGTCGACCCCAGAGGAGTAATGGACTGGGGAGGGCAGGACACCAACACTGCCAACACCAAGAGATGGACTAACACTCTCAAAATGTAGAGGAGACTGTTTTGGTTATATTATGCTATTGAAAATGTAtgagcttaaaggaatagtttgccCCAAAATggaaattcagtcattatctatgCACCCCCAAGTCAgtcgaaactccattgaaattGGAAGGACCACCAATCTTTTCACAGTTCCTTAAAAAGTCAtaaaaagtccaatatttacctcattatttcCTATACcttcctcactgacaatgctTTGTTCTAGTACCCCACAGTAGCAAGCAGTCTTCCACCAGAGCGCTGTAGTGTGCATGCATCACTAGAGCATTGTCAGTGACGAAAgtataggagataatgaggtaaaaattggatttttggacccacagtgcaattgtttggctacaaaacacatGGATTATGCTACACAAGCTCTttagagaaatttgatggacattttatgctttgttttaaGCTGTTAAAAGATGGCCCCATTAACTTCAGTGGTTTGGGAGAATGCTAAGATTGAACTACAAGGGcaaacttgctgtgtgtttggtggtcctatgaacttcaatggagtttcattttgtggtgaactattcctttaacactgCAGAGGAACGGAGCTTGATTGGTGTTTTATCCTCACTTAAACACCCAAGTGTTTACTGTAAGCCATAGTACCCACATTTGCACCATACAAAACTCCACATTGCTGTTATCCTAGCACTAACCAATAGGAAACAGGGTGCATGCTTCATTTATGTTGGCAAATCACCAAATTGAGCAGACATGTTGTCTCTGCTACTGAATTATATAAGCAAAAGGTTTTAAATTTATAGTTATTGGTTCATGGTTATTTGATGCAAACTATGAATTGGTTTATTCTGgtatgaaaaatgtgtttatttataaaTGTTTGACTGCAAAAATATATCTATGATATGATCAAAGTAGACATAATTTGCAGGGTACATTCCATCTTCAAATGTAGAGATTGTGATTAGGAAAATGAAGGGAAATGGCACACACCCACTAGTGGTATTTTCCCTTGTGAACCACCCTGTCATTCAGATGTTTTAAACTACACAGAAAATAGGTACTATTTAGAGTGAATTTAAGGCTTAAATAAACAGCTGCTTGATGTCATTGTTGAGTCAGATGAATAACAATAGGGCCAAATGAAATCTGTGGACCtatttttcatttcctttcttcttttgatGGAAATCTGTTCAAAGTCTTTGGATTCTTCACAGTTCCTTATTTAATGTCTAATGTGTTCTACCAAagcataaaaatgtgtgtttgtgtacatgaaAGCAAATGTTTTATCAGTCATGAGACTGTCCTGTCAGTGTTAGGCTTCAATGTTTTGCTGCTGCTCACCAGTGGTGGAGTAAGGGTTTCGTCTCAGGGGGGAGGGcggcggaaaaaaaaaattaaggggccccacaatttttttttcatattttacaatggggataataatgtcaaaagcTACCTACAACATTACTTCGAGTGTCAAGCGCACATACTGCTACAAAACGTACCAAGGCGATATTATACTAAGCATGGAAATGCAGGTTCAAAGCAGTTGACCTACAACTTCCACATACTGGAGACACATCAAAATAATATTCCCTCAAAAGTGGCTCAACTTCCTCCTGCTAGAggaaacatgacaaaaaaatagtcagctctcaaaatatcagccattaaaatgtattattattattggctAGAGGGGTGttgattaatttcagataaCTACATGGCTCTGACATAGGCTAGCATCACTTATATGGCATCAACAACAGCTTTTGCAAAACCAGAAATACACTTATTTTAGCTTATTAGCATTCTTCACCATCTAATCACCTCAAATCTGCTGGCCTGTCTCCTGTCATCCTGCCTCCATTTGGCTCTGTTAAATAGAGCAGTGCATGTATTCAGAAGTTACAAGACTGATGactgtatttttaaaaaacTACATTCAGATTAACTCAAAGATGATATATGATACAccactgcaacatatttagctAATGTTACAGTCAAACAACAATAGATAGCTAAATGACAAtgacatgtctgtctgtttacaagttaaattcacttgaacacattgttttatcactcacattgggttgaaattAAGacagaatgtctagtttcttctttcttgacattttcacaacacaacctgtcagctccgtgGCTCACATTAAACAGTTtgtgcctgtcatttgattgtgcgtttgtttaacgTGGCCCGGCTTCACCTGTTGGGTGGAGTCTTCCATTTTTAAGCATTGTGATTGGCCTGAAATCCAAACACGAAAACGAAAGATAAACTGTCATTATGTCGAGAAATGGCAgtgaggtaactgtttgaattttgaggacttcattacccagaaatcctgtaaggtgacatcagtaactaaatgtcttctttttAGTGTCTGAGGGGTAGAGGTGGTGAagagtttttcagtttttcgACAAATCTGGTACATGTTTCAGGTCCTACCCATAACTGCGGCCATACCCTAGATTTAGTTCAGTCAGGACAACTCCCATACTGATATTAATAACTTAAATATAAATGGTtatatacacaaaacacacacatcttgtaTGCTCTCGCATTTTAAATGATCAATTTGCTGCAaaattttcatgtatttttaccAGTCTAAGTGAATGTATATGGCTCAGTTATGTCATCCAAATGATTTGGTAAACTGTTTTAACGACCTGTGtaaatcaacaaaatcaaaaatgcTGTTGCTCCTCTCAAAACTACAAGCGGTCACTTTAACTCCATGGTCAAATGGTATCGTTCGCAGCCAAAAAAGGGAATGTAGAAGGGAAGAGCGAAGGTGGAAGTCCTCCAAACTTCATGTTCATTATTTACAGATGAAAGACCTTCTGTCTTCTTATAATCAAAGCTACTAAGGCTGCCAGAGTTACATATTTTTCTGAGTTAATGTCTGCAAATCAGAACAATCccaggtttttattccaaaaaaaatTTACAGTCATATGAATCCTACTCCGACTGTTGTCTCTGCCTCATCCTCTGAGGACTGTGAGaagtttttatcttattttgtgGACATTAGATCGGTACATGTAATACACATCGGTATTAGACCACCCAATTTAATTGTTGTCCTCCATCAAACTTGTCCAGTCTTATTGAGTCATTTTATGCCAATTTCTCTGCAGGATCTCATGGATATTGTATTACACATGAAACTTTCATTAAGCCCTGCTGATAGTATTACCCACCAAATTCCTCAAAGATGTTATTGGAACCATTGCCCATTGTTTGCTTACTATTGTGAATAGCTCACCTTCTTTTGGCTATGTTCCTGATTATTTTAAACACACCAGCATTCAgcctttgttaaaaaaaaaaaatttttaaaaagccAGCCTTGACCCCACTATACCAAGTACGCCCCTCTCTAAACTGCTTTTTATCTCCAAAATTTTGGAGAAAGTGTTCTCAAAGCAACTCCTAGATGTGGTCGAAAAGAAATAATGTCATTCAGAAGTTTCAGTCGTCATAGCACCTAAACTTACCTCCTTTGTGTCACAAATGACATGTTGATGAGTGCTGACACTGGTGAGTGTTCTGTGCTGGTGTTACTTGACCTAAATGCTGCTTTCGACACCATTGACCATGCTATTCTAATAAATAGATTGAGGCAGTGTGCTGGTGTCTCTGGGACTGGTCAGATCTGAACAGATCTTTCCAACAGAAATTTGTCAATATCAGTTGGTAGCTTTATGTCATCAGCCTCTAAAATTACATGTGGGGTGCCCAGTGCTCAATTCTTTGGCAAATGTTGTTCTCTATTTATGTATATGATACCCTTGGGGCAAATTATTCGTCAGCATGATATTGCTTTTAacttttatgctgatgacactcagTTGTATCTATCAATTAATCACAATGATTTTAGTAGGCTGACCATTTTACATGATTGTTAGGCTGATATCAAGGATTGGATGGCTCACAACTTTCTCCAGCTAAATTCAGGAAAAAAACTTCTTAttattggtcctgaatgcttttGCAAACAGATCCCAGAGTCCCTAGGCTCTTTTTACAAGCAAAGTTATGCCTGTGTCAAAAATATAGGTGTGTTGATCCAAACTTCAATTTTGAACAACAAGAAGTTGGTACAGTCATGCATTTTCAATTGAGGAATGTTGCCAAAATCagttcttttttgtcttttcacaaCATTGAACGGGTTATTCATGCCTTTGTTGCGTCGCATTTAGACTATTGTAATGCCTTGTTTGTCTGAATCAGTCTGCTCCAATTAgttcaaaactctgcagcaaGATTGTCAACGAAGACTAAGTGTATGTCACACATTACACATGTCTTTGCCTCTTTACACAGGCTTCCAGTGAAGTTCagaattgagtttaaaattctTGTAATTACATATAAGGCCTTTCATGACCAGGCATCTGAGTACATTGCAGAATTGCATCATCCATATCATACCACAAGGCCCCTTAGGTCTTCAAACCAAGGACTCTTGGCTGTTGCAACATCAAAGGTCAAAGGGTGATTTGCATCAATGGCACCGAGACTGTGGAACAATCTGCTTTCCATTGTTAGATTGGCTGAATCTGTTACTATTTTTAAATCATGTCTCAAAACACATTAGCTTTTAACTgattgtacttttgtatttctgtcagttttttctattttctctgtaaaacactttgtaaaatctgttttttgaaaagtatgtgctataaagtttattattatttttgttattattgttattgtattggTACTTTATTATCAACCCTATTATATTTGTTAGGAttattcttctttctttctttttctccgctaaaagtgtccgcagctcagaaaccataagtcATACAGCAACtacatttggcaggtgggctcctcTGCAATACAAAGGAACTGATAAGCTTCAGGTGAAAAAATTAAGGATGAAGTTTGAAACGTTAGGAAGTAGCCTTTAATCAGTGTATccatttatatttattcatcATATTTAATTGAACATCATAACAAGCCctgcctaaaaaaaacaactagtaTAAAATAACAGCTAGTATAATGCAACAAGCTACATCCaatgtggagagagacaagagagtgagacagaccaTGGGTTGGTAAGGCTGGGGTAGAAGAGTAGATTGTGAAGaaggataagagagagagagagaaatgggagggagagggatgaggaagaaCAGTGAAAATATGAGGGAACAGTGTGATGACAAATGTTATTCGAAAAGATT encodes:
- the itpripl2 gene encoding inositol 1,4,5-trisphosphate receptor-interacting protein-like 2, with the translated sequence MSVYTLNLRVFWPLFTCMLTGLVVLHHIGHRLSPEPSPDLGHQLDGCSHPGPPVLLSLTKLLLAIALCFLFIRYCSTHPGRARKGPPGLTDVLPKSSASRRELLEEYYNQWVHLSPHVVGHSKANVAKLIGDLVRVGRTNVTPESSLAFRGDFLQVGSSYEEHKVGSPDCFDILVPLRLPRGLRVDPRFIWGQEVAEGEQKDTRQTEEVKQTFCKVRRTQSKRHKNRQGKEEKKEDNRAKEKDVAKKEGVTSRKEEGGKKQEPEWGPVPRCSLEVPPHEEWLRKHRAFTDTFLRLHPPPSLGRSLLGSVGGAKAYRLSPQSVLRWFYPAVQRCLATVRYPYEQRCTLSLTLSNQRLQLRLTPRSDYICCHISMVIRLLPALPLGDGLYLVPMDTIAVSDISTKMKVLEDKDLWRLHFPRHEQRLLGWLRARVPQGSCHLKVLQLVKAIRDLGAQALDSQGTMLWRSVLSSYVLKTAWLQLLLSTPPEVWKESHLVARVEDLIRNLRDLLQKRAVAHLFFGGETSTRLLPDSVVLPKLVKEATAGDHGGLGGNLWAGIPPASLDLVSGRLAYAWTHLHRLIRLSRPQRSNGLGRAGHQHCQHQEMD